GGCTCATTTCCTCGAAATAGCCGGCCTGGAAGTTGCCCGCGTTGTTGACCAGCACGTCGATGCGACCGAACCGATCGATCGCCGCTTCGACGGCCGCGTCGATCGAATCGGTGTCGGTGATATCGAGGGACACGGCGAGCAGGTCGTCGTGCTCACCGACCGCCGCGATGACGTTCGCCGCGGCCCGTGCGGTGGCCAGAACACGGTAACCGGCCGCGAGCCCTGCCTGCGCGATGTCGACGCCCATGCCGCGGCCCGCACCAGTGATAAGCCAAACCTTGCTGTATGTCATTTCTTGCCTTCGCTGCCGACGGTACGTCGCGTCAGGCAAACGAGGGAGACCCTGTCGGTACACCCGCCGACCGCGAGGTCTGCATACTTGCCCCCAGGGCCCCGGACCAATCCGGGTGAGCGAGACGTCTCCGCCCCGATATCCCCTAGTACCAGTACGGATCCTGTGGGGTATAGGGGGCCTCGAGACGGGTGACTTCGTCGTCGGTGAGGATCACGTCGAGCGCGGCGACGGCGTCGGCCAAGTGCTTGTCCTTCGTCGCACCGACGATCGGGGCGGCGACGACTGGGTTGCGGAGCACCCAAGCCAGCGCGATCTGCGCCATGGGCAGGCCGCGTTCGCCGGCGATCCGCTCGACGACGTCGACGATGCGTCCGTCGGCGGGGGAGTCGAAGGTCTTGGCGACGGCGTCGGCTTCGGCTCGCTGCGTCTGTTGTCCCCATGGGCGGGTGAGGCGTCCCTTTCCGACCGGGAGTAGGGCGTGAGTCCGACTCCCATGTCGAGGCACATCGGGATCATCTCCCGTTCCTCCTCGCGCTTGAGCAGGTTGTACTGGTCCTCCATCGCCGAGAACGGCGTCCACCCGCCGACGGCGGCGGCGACTGCAACTTCGCGAACTGCCACGCGAACATCGAAGACGCGCCGAGGAAGCGGACCTTCCCGGCCTGGACGATGTCGTGGAGTGCTTCCATCGTCTCTTCGACCGGCACAGTGTCGTCGAACCGGTGGATGTAATAGACGTCGATGTAGTCGGTGCCGAGCCGCCGAAGGGATGCGTCGACTTGTTCCATGATGGCGCCGCGGGAGAGTCCCTGCCCGGTGGGTCCGTCGTGCATCTTGCCGAAGACTTTGGTGGCAAGGGTGATGTCTTCACGGTGTGCGTACTTCTTGATGGCGCGTCCGACGAATTCCTCGCTGCTGCCGGCCTGGTAGGTGTTCGCGGTGTCCCAGAACGTGACACCGAGTTCGACGGCCTGGCGGAAGAACGGCTGGGACGCATCCTCGTCGAGGGTCCATCGGTGCAATCCGGTCACGGGGTTGCCGTAGCTCATGCAGCCCAATGCGATGCGACTCACCGTCAGGTCGGTGCGGCCGAGGCGGGCGTGTTCCATGGTGATCCTTCGTCGTGGCGATCGTCATCCGCTGATCTGCCTCGCGGGGTGCGATCGTGTCGTAACTAATCCGCGGTCTCCGACCCTGTTGCGGCGGCGGCGGTGTGCTGGGCGCTCCACGACGCCAGGAGTCGGAGTCGCTCCGCGGAGGGTGAGCCCGGTTCGGCGGTGTAGATGAGGAGCACGTTGCCGGGTTCGGCGGTGATGGCGAGTTCTTCGTAGGCGAGGATGAGTTCGCCGACGACGGGGTGGTGGAATCGTTTCGTGCCCGCACCGTGGGTGCGCACGTTGTGCGCGGCCCAGAGCTCGCGGAAGGTGTCGCTGCGCAGGGAGAGTTCGCCGACCAGGTCTTGGAGTGCCTTGTCGTGCGGGTCTCGGCCGGCCTCGGCGCGCATGACGCCGACGCACATTTCGGCGAAGCGGTCCCAGTCGGGGTAGAAGTCGCGGGCGGCGGGGTCGAGGAACTGGAAGCGGGCGAGGTTCGGGGTGCGGCCGCCGTCGCCGATGACAGGTGAGTAGAAGGCGCGCCCGAGGTCGTTGACGGCGAGGATGTCCTGACGGGCATCGCGGACGAACGCGATGCCGTCGGTGATCGCGGCTAGTGCCCATTCCAGGCTGAGGCGCGAGCCGCCGGCTTTGCTCGCACGCCGGCGGGGGCGTCCGGAGGTGGGGATGCCGTCGGCGGCGCGCGCGAGGTCGAGGAGGTGGGCGCGCTCGGTGTCGTCCAGCTGCAGAGCGCGGGAGATCGCGTCGAGCACGGAGGCGGATGCGCCGGCGATCGCGCCGCGCTCGAGCTTCGCGTAGTACTCCACGCTCACCCCGGCGAGGGAGGCGACTTCGCTGCGCCGCAGTCCGACCACCCGACGATTAGGCCCGCTGGTGAGCCCCGCGTCGTCCGGGGACACCCTCGCGCGTCGGGTCATGAGGAACTCGCGCACCTCTGCCTTGTTGTCCATACGAGGAGGCTACGTCGCGGCAATTGCGTGGGGGAGACCCTGGCAGAGTACCCCTTGGCATCACGGGTGCCCTGTCAGTACACCCTCCATCAGAGACTCCCCCTCCGCGTGCCGTGCGCTCAGGCTGGACTCATGTGTGACACGACCCGGGAACGCCCCGCCTTCAGCAGGCTGCTTCCTAGCCTGCTGCTCTTGCTCACCGTCTTCGGTCCGATCTCGATGGACCTGTACCTGGCCGCGCTACCCGCGCTGACGGTCGAGCTCGGTGCCGCAACCTCGATCGCGCAGCTGACCATCACGGCGTGCCTGATCGGCCTCGCCGCCGGCCAGCTGGTCGCCGGGCCCCTCTCGGACCGGTTCGGACGGCGCGGCATCCTGCTCATCGGCATCGTCGCCTACATCCTCACTTCATTGCTGTGCGCGATCAGCCCGACGGTGGAGTTACTCATCGTGGCTCGCTTCGTTCAGGGTCTTGCCGGTGGGGTGGGCATCGTGATCGCTCAAGCTGCGGGCCGTGACATCTACACCGGCACGCACTTGATCCGCTTCTACGGCCGGCTGACGGTGATCGGCGGGTTCGCGGCGATCGTCGGGCCGCTCTTGGGGGGTGTGCTCAACACGGTGACCGACTGGCGGGGACTGTTCGTCTTCCTCGCCGCGATCGGCGCCGGCATCCTGACCATCACGCTCGCCGTGTTCCATGAGACTCTGCCCGCGGGTCAGCGGACCTCCGGCG
This genomic interval from Microbacterium sp. 4R-513 contains the following:
- a CDS encoding helix-turn-helix transcriptional regulator, translated to MDNKAEVREFLMTRRARVSPDDAGLTSGPNRRVVGLRRSEVASLAGVSVEYYAKLERGAIAGASASVLDAISRALQLDDTERAHLLDLARAADGIPTSGRPRRRASKAGGSRLSLEWALAAITDGIAFVRDARQDILAVNDLGRAFYSPVIGDGGRTPNLARFQFLDPAARDFYPDWDRFAEMCVGVMRAEAGRDPHDKALQDLVGELSLRSDTFRELWAAHNVRTHGAGTKRFHHPVVGELILAYEELAITAEPGNVLLIYTAEPGSPSAERLRLLASWSAQHTAAAATGSETAD
- a CDS encoding aldo/keto reductase, producing MEHARLGRTDLTVSRIALGCMSYGNPVTGLHRWTLDEDASQPFFRQAVELGVTFWDTANTYQAGSSEEFVGRAIKKYAHREDITLATKVFGKMHDGPTGQGLSRGAIMEQVDASLRRLGTDYIDVYYIHRFDDTVPVEETMEALHDIVQAGKVRFLGASSMFAWQFAKLQSPPPSAGGRRSRRWRTSTTCSSARRNGR
- a CDS encoding aldo/keto reductase; its protein translation is MDAVLGDGGPVQPAQARGGTGDDPDVPRHGSRTHALLPVGKGRLTRPWGQQTQRAEADAVAKTFDSPADGRIVDVVERIAGERGLPMAQIALAWVLRNPVVAAPIVGATKDKHLADAVAALDVILTDDEVTRLEAPYTPQDPYWY